In Felis catus isolate Fca126 chromosome E1, F.catus_Fca126_mat1.0, whole genome shotgun sequence, the following proteins share a genomic window:
- the LOC105260083 gene encoding RAD52 motif-containing protein 1-like isoform X31, translating to MAELVSFTVPTESDKTLLVWELSSGPTAEALRHSLFAVFSQFGLLYSVRVFPNAAVARPGFYAIIKFYSARDAHRARKACDQKQLFQNSPVKVRLGTKHKAVQHQALALNSSQCQELANYYFGFNGWSKRIIKLQDLSDLEERANEDTVPPLQKQSLKFFCALEVVLPSYECRSPGAGMAEEPLDTLEEGPLSFLMKRRTIQKLAIQKAVSDAFQKLLIVILESGKIAVEYRPCEEITDASTEDELQDLIQFPAPVPHSPVSLRPGASASHVPAAPVGPTACPYVATVVAAGPGSSASGVGPGPCPADRRPHGAG from the exons ATGGCGGAATTGGTCTCTTTTACGGTTCCCACCGAGAGTGACAAAACCTTGCTGGTGTGGGAGCTGAGTTCTGGACCCACGGCCGAGGCCTTGCGT CATTCTCTGTTCGCAGTATTCTCCCAGTTTGGCCTTCTGTATTCGGTCCGAGTCTTCCCGAACGCTGCAGTGGCCCGTCCTGGTTTCTACGCCATCATCAAGTTTTACTCAGCAAGGGATGCTCACAGAGCCCGAAAGGCATGCGACCAGAAGCAGCTTTttcagaattctccagtgaag GTTCGTCTTGGCACCAAACATAAGGCGGTTCAACATCAGGCCCTTGCCCTAAATAGCTCCCAGTGCCAAGAACTGGCAAATTATTACTTTGGTTTCAATGGATGGTCAAAAAGGATCATCAAG CTTCAGGATCTTTCTGACCTTGAAGAAAGGGCAAATGAAGATACTGTGCCACCACttcagaagcagagcctgaaatTCTTCTGTGCTTTAGAGGTGGTGTTGCCATCCTATGAGTGCCGGAGTCCCGGAGCTGGCATGGCCGAGGAGCCTTTGGATACCCTGGAGGAAG GGCCATTATCATTTCTTATGAAAAGGCGGACAATCCAGAAGCTTGCTATTCAGAAGGCTGTGTCAGATGCATTCCAGAAACTGCTGATTGTGATTTTAG AAAGTGGTAAAATAGCTGTGGAATACAGACCCTGTGAAGAGATCACAGATGCCAGTACTGAAGACGAGCTACAGGATTTAATTCAA TTCCCAGCGCCAGTACCCCACTCGCCTGTGTCGCTGCGCCCCGGAGCCTCCGCGAGTCATGTCCCGGCTGCGCCTGTTGGCCCCACTGCTTGTCCTTATGTGGCAACCGTTGTGGCTGCTGGTCCAGGCAGCTCAGCCTCCGGAGTGGGCCCTGGACCCTGCCCAGCTGACCGCCGACCCCACGGAGCCGGCTGA